From one Lolium rigidum isolate FL_2022 chromosome 4, APGP_CSIRO_Lrig_0.1, whole genome shotgun sequence genomic stretch:
- the LOC124650651 gene encoding carbon catabolite repressor protein 4 homolog 4-like isoform X1: MRKGSPTRTPAPFLVVRQQEPELASFLFWLCANDHRPPMLKPHTIWAATLPLSLGRRLLLPKSSPSNPCGRRLPFRPLCKRRMSAQAQPRFAPLPTAQTESDAGAEEGYQFRLVSYNILAQVYVKSAFFPHSPSASLKWKARSKAVLAELKSFQADLMCIQELDEYETFYKKNMESSGYSSIYVQRSGDKRDGCGIFYKPKSMELMQKEVIHYNDLVETYRSSDNVISATSDNSSPAEESSGKEDNSKHGDPNDPRVRLKRDCVGLLAAFKLTDPCEHILIVANTHIYWDPAWIDVKLAQAKYLLSKVSEFENVISNKFTCKPSVIIAGDFNSTPGDKVYNYLVSANSESTDEVPLKLRSLYAANGGEPEYTNYTPGFTGTLDYIFLLDGSSVKPTSLLCLPRGDSADVEGGLPNFHHPSDHLPIGADFQVLSS, translated from the exons ATGAGAAAAGGAAGTCCGACCCGGACACCAGCACCTTTTTTGGTAGTGCGCCAGCAAGAACCAGAGCTCGCCTcctttcttttttggttgtgtgccaaCGACCACCGTCCACCGATGCTAAAACCCCACACAATCTGGGCGGctaccctccctctctccctcggccgccgcctcctcctccccaaaTCCAGCCCCTCGAATCCCTGCGGCCGCCGGCTCCCCTTCCGCCC GCTTTGCAAGCGGCGGATGAGCGCCCAGGCGCAGCCGAGGTTTGCCCCTCTCCCCACAGCGCAAACCGAATCTGATGCCG GGGCAGAGGAAGGGTACCAGTTCAGGCTGGTTTCCTACAACATACTGGCCCAG GTTTATGTGAAGAGCGCGTTCTTCCCGCATTCTCCGTCCGCGTCTCTCAA ATGGAAAGCTCGTTCCAAAGCCGTCCTAGCAGAACTCAAGAGTTTTCAAGCTGACCTCATGTGCATACAG GAGTTGGACGAATATGAAACCTTCTACAAGAAAAACATGGAAAGTTCCGGGTATTCAAGTATTTATGTCCAGCGATCTGGGGACAAACGGGATGGATGTGGTATATTCTATAAACCGAAAAG CATGGAACTAATGCAGAAAGAAGTAATACATTATAATGATTTGGTGGAAACATATCGTTCTAGTGATAATGTAATTAGTGCTACCTCAGATAATTCTTCGCCAGCAGAAG AATCTAGTGGAAAAGAAGATAATAGCAAACATGGAGATCCAAATGATCCACGTGTGAGATTGAAACGCGACTGTGTTGGTTTACTTGCTGCTTTCAAGCTTACCGATCCTTGTGAGCATATCTTAATTGTGGCGAATACACATATTTATTG GGATCCAGCATGGATTGATGTAAAGTTGGCTCAAGCAAAGTATCTTCTTTCAAAAGTCTCTGAGTTTGAGAATGTTATCTCAAATAAGTTTACCTGTAAGCCTTCTGTGATCATTGCTGGTGATTTCAACTCCACCCCTGGTGATAAG GTATACAATTACCTTGTATCAGCTAACTCGGAATCTACGGATGAAGTTCCCCTCAAATTGCGCAGCCTCTATGCTGCAAACGGAGGGGAGCCAGAGTACACAAATTACACTCCAGGTTTTACTGGAACATTGGACTACATATTCTTATTGGACGGCAGTTCAGTAAAACCTACTAGCCTGCTTTGTCTCCCACGAGGGGATTCTGCGGATGTGGAGGGAGGCCTGCCCAACTTtcaccatcctagtgatcatttgccAATTGGTGCAGATTTTCAGGTTCTCAGCAGCTAG
- the LOC124650651 gene encoding carbon catabolite repressor protein 4 homolog 4-like isoform X2 yields the protein MRKGSPTRTPAPFLVVRQQEPELASFLFWLCANDHRPPMLKPHTIWAATLPLSLGRRLLLPKSSPSNPCGRRLPFRPLCKRRMSAQAQPRFAPLPTAQTESDAGAEEGYQFRLVSYNILAQVYVKSAFFPHSPSASLKWKARSKAVLAELKSFQADLMCIQELDEYETFYKKNMESSGYSSIYVQRSGDKRDGCGIFYKPKSMELMQKEVIHYNDLVETYRSSDNVISATSDNSSPAEESSGKEDNSKHGDPNDPRVRLKRDCVGLLAAFKLTDPCEHILIVANTHIYWDPAWIDVKLAQAKYLLSKVSEFENVISNKFTCKPSVIIAGDFNSTPGDKVWVAVLALHSQDFSTIVNDSYTHIVVKYFVTCQQHMLRLSYELV from the exons ATGAGAAAAGGAAGTCCGACCCGGACACCAGCACCTTTTTTGGTAGTGCGCCAGCAAGAACCAGAGCTCGCCTcctttcttttttggttgtgtgccaaCGACCACCGTCCACCGATGCTAAAACCCCACACAATCTGGGCGGctaccctccctctctccctcggccgccgcctcctcctccccaaaTCCAGCCCCTCGAATCCCTGCGGCCGCCGGCTCCCCTTCCGCCC GCTTTGCAAGCGGCGGATGAGCGCCCAGGCGCAGCCGAGGTTTGCCCCTCTCCCCACAGCGCAAACCGAATCTGATGCCG GGGCAGAGGAAGGGTACCAGTTCAGGCTGGTTTCCTACAACATACTGGCCCAG GTTTATGTGAAGAGCGCGTTCTTCCCGCATTCTCCGTCCGCGTCTCTCAA ATGGAAAGCTCGTTCCAAAGCCGTCCTAGCAGAACTCAAGAGTTTTCAAGCTGACCTCATGTGCATACAG GAGTTGGACGAATATGAAACCTTCTACAAGAAAAACATGGAAAGTTCCGGGTATTCAAGTATTTATGTCCAGCGATCTGGGGACAAACGGGATGGATGTGGTATATTCTATAAACCGAAAAG CATGGAACTAATGCAGAAAGAAGTAATACATTATAATGATTTGGTGGAAACATATCGTTCTAGTGATAATGTAATTAGTGCTACCTCAGATAATTCTTCGCCAGCAGAAG AATCTAGTGGAAAAGAAGATAATAGCAAACATGGAGATCCAAATGATCCACGTGTGAGATTGAAACGCGACTGTGTTGGTTTACTTGCTGCTTTCAAGCTTACCGATCCTTGTGAGCATATCTTAATTGTGGCGAATACACATATTTATTG GGATCCAGCATGGATTGATGTAAAGTTGGCTCAAGCAAAGTATCTTCTTTCAAAAGTCTCTGAGTTTGAGAATGTTATCTCAAATAAGTTTACCTGTAAGCCTTCTGTGATCATTGCTGGTGATTTCAACTCCACCCCTGGTGATAAGGTATGGGTTGCAGTTCTTGCATTGCATTCTCAAGATTTTTCTACTATTGTTAATG ATAGTTACACACATATTGTTGTCAAATATTTTGTGACATGTCAACAGCATATGTTGAGACTATCTTATGAATTAGTCTAA